Below is a genomic region from Desulfobacter sp..
TATCCCGAGGCCCGGGTGGCATACGAACTGACAAACAGGGGAGGGACCCCCTTTCCCCCAAAAATGGCCCGTGAAGTTCAAAAAAAAATCAACACCATGGCCAGCCTTTCTTTGACCCTGGACGAAAAAGCCTGGCTTGAAGATACATGCCCCTATTTTACCCCGGCATTTCTAAGGTTTTTATCTGAGTATCGATATGATCCTGAAGAGGTCAGCCTGTACCAGGAAAAAAGCCGCCTTTTTGCAACGATCAAAGGTCCCTGGTACCGGACCATTCTCTGGGAAGTTCCCCTCATGGCCATGATCAGCCAGACGTACTTTGAGATGACCGCCCCCAAAATCATGTCCAGAGACGACATTTGCCAAAGAAACCGAAGAAAAGCAAAAAAGCTGGCCTCTCACCAGGTCTCTTTTGTTGATTTCGGCACACGTCGCAGGTTTTCCTTTGCCAACCATGAAGACTTGATCAAAGAGATCACACGCCTGCCCGGCCACACGCTTTTGGGCACCTCCAATGTCCACCTGGCACAAAAATTCAACATTGCCCCAATCGGAACCCTGGCCCATGAATGGATCATGTTCCACTCCGGTTTAGGCAATTATAAAACAGCCAATGAAAGCGCATTGGAGGCCTGGGTCAAGGTATACCAGGGCAACCTGAGCATTGCCCTCACCGACACCTATACCACGGATGCCTTTTTAACCTGTTTTGAAAAACCCCGGGCAACGCTGTTTGACGGGGTCCGCCATGATTCAGGAGACCCCATTGAATTTGCCCGAAAAATCATCACCCACTACCAGGGCCTCGGCATTGACCCAAAGACAAAAACCATTGTGTTTTCAGACAGCCTGGATCCGGACAGGGCAATAGATATCCATCGATTCTGCAGGGGAAAATTCAAGGATATCTATGGTATTGGCACCAATCTAACCAATGATGTGGGAACAACGCCTTTGAATATTGTGATCAAGCTTTGCCAATGCAACGCCGGACCCGGCATGCCATTACGGCCCACGGTAAAGCTCTCCGATGATAAGGGCAAGCATACAGGGGATAAAACAGAACTGTTGCAATGTATGAAAACCCTGGGGATTTAGCCCCGGTTCAGCCAGTCTTCAAAATCCAGGGTCAGGGGCTCTGAGGGCCAGGGGACCTTGGGCACCTCTATTTTGGGTTCAGGCGGAGTCTCGTGAATCGGCCGGGCCTCACGGGCCAGAACTTTAATCTGAGCCATCTCTTCTAAAAGACGGTCCATCTTATTTTCAATCCCGGACAACCTCTTTTCAAGGGCTTCACGATCCTGGACAGCTTGATTTTCAAGGACAAGATTCGTTGCCGGCACAGGCTGGTCCGGAACCTGTGGTGCGGGCCGTCCCTGGGAGAGCATATCAAGGCATTGATCCCAAAAGGCCTCCACAGGCATATCCTCACCCGGATCTTTGACCAGTTTCAGGGCAATGGCACGGATACAGCGGGCCGCCATGGTATCCGGAAAAAGCATGAAAAACGGAATCTGGGAAACAACGGCAATGGGAACATTGGGATCCCGGGCCACAATCCCTAAAGGAGTGATCTTCAGGGATAAAAATTTATGGACCGTCTTTTTGAGTTTGGCATAGGCTTTTTTTGCCGCGGCTGCAGACTGAACCTGATTGATGACCACCCTTATCCTGGGAAGCCGGCCGCCCCGGGCCAATACCTTTAACAGGGAATAGGCGTCTGTCAGAGAGGTGGGTTCCGGCGTGGCCACCAGGATCATCTCATGACAGGCCCTGCAAAAGGAGAGCACCTGGGAGGAAATTCCGGCAGAGGTATCCAGGATAAAATAATCATAGGCAGATAATTCCAGGAATGCATTGATCAATCGCCCGGATTCGTCAGGGGTCAGGTCTGCCAGCTTGTCCACGCCTGAACTGCCCGGAATCATGTCAATTCCGTTGAAATCCTTGATCATGAAATCCTTGAGAGTTTTACGCCCCTCAATCACATCGGCAAGTCCATGGTCAGGATATAGCCCGGTCAGGATATTCACATTGGCAAGGCCGAGGTCGCCGTCAAAGAGACAGACCCGATACCCTGCCTTTGCCAGGGCCAACGATAGATTGAGGCTGATGCTGGTTTTACCCACCCCGCCTTTTCCCGATGCAATGGTCAGCACCTTGGCCATATTTACCTGCCTTCCTTTTTGGGCCGGGCCGTCACCAGAACCCCGGCCCCCTTTTTTTCAATAAAAACTCAACCGCAGAACACCCGAATCTTCGGGTAATTTTCCCATGGTTGATACGGATAAATTCAAAAAACGCCTGACCCCGGTCGATTTCTTTTACGGCAAGGGCCGTCTGGTTTTTTTCATACTCTTGGTAGAGGGTGTCAATGAGATTTTTGTCCTGTTCCGGTGACCGAACCTCAATGAAAATATCCATTCCCCTGTCCGGAGACGGACATGGGGTGCAGGAGAGAGGCAAGGACCAATTCTCATTGTAGAGCAGTTTATAAAACCAGGTAAACCCTGAAAACAAAATAAAAATCGGGGTAAACCGGTATTGGGGAAAGGTCTGATCCAGTTTCTTTATACAGATAAGATTTTCAGGGTCGGTGATCCCGACCATCACAGTATTGCCGGAAATCTGAAGGGGAATCATTTTATGCTCTGCTGCAAAGGCTTTTTGAATCACTCGGGATAATTTTTCCTTGCTGGTTTTATCAAAAACAATATCAGAAACCGACCGGAAAGGAATGTGAAACAGGTCAAAAAGAATTTGCTGAAGCCTGGGTTTGGGAACAACCTCCTCGTCCACAAGATAAGAGATCAACGGAATTGAACTGGTTTCAACCTTTGCTTCAATCTCCTTGATTCTGGACAAAGAGACCTGCTGGGTCTGAACAAGATAGGTTTTGATTGACACCAGTTTTTGATGCTTGTCCAGAATATAATAATGGTTCATCAGAAAATCGCGTACCTGGACTGAGAAACATCACTGGGAAGGCAATAACACAGTAAGGATTTTTATGCTTGAAATGATGGTGTGAACATGATCATGTTCTAATTTTTTTGTGTTATTCGCACAAAATCGGAGAATGAATTAATGTCCACAAGCTTCATATACCATGCCTTTGGCCTTCGTGACTACTTTTATAAAACAACACGTTTCATCGGTGGAATAATCACTTTTGAACTCATACCAAAACCGGAGGCGGTAAAATGCCCGGAATGTAATTCCAGGTCCGTCACCAGGAAAGGGATTGTGACAAGAGATCTCAGAACAATACCGGTAGGTTCAAAACCCGTGATTCTCAGGACGGCTATCCAGAGAATTTGGTGTTCGTTCTGTCAATTTGTCCGGCAAATCAAACTATCCTTTGCCCAGGAGGGGAAAAGCTATACCCGGGCTTTTGAACGGTATGTCTTGGAGTTGTCTCAGTTCATGACAATCAAAGATATTGCCATCCATTTAAGGATCAGCTGGGATACGATAAAGCAGATCCAGAAAGAAGACCTGCTGAGGCGTTATCGAAAAATCCCCCTTGAGAAAGTCCGGCAGATTGCCATAGATGAAATTTCCATAGGGAAAGGGCATAAATACTTGACCATCGTGATGGATCTGGAATCCGGTAGAATTCTGCACGTGGGAGAAGGAAAAGGTGGTGAAGCTTTGAAATCTTTTTGGACAAAAGTGAAAATATCGAAAGCAAAAATCAAAGCCGTCAGCATCGATATGTCCCCGGCATACTTGAGTGCTGTTATTGAAAATCTTTCTGGTTCAGCAATTGTCTTTGACAGATTTCATGTTGTTAAATTGTTCAATGAGAAACTGTCGGATTTCAGGCGAAAGCTCTACAACCTTCTTGCCAATACCGGGCAACAAAAACTTCTGAAGGGAGTCCGGTGGCTTTTGTTAAAAAATCCCGAAAACCTCAGTGATGACAAGAAGGAGGCCCAACGGTTAGAAGAAGCATTGAAAATAAATCAGCCGCTATTGGTAGTCTACTACATGAAAGAGGAACTCAGGCAAATATGGAATCAAAAGAAAAAAGAAACAGCTGAAAAGATAGTCAGCAATTGGATCAATCTGGCCAATATTTCCAAAATTTCAATGTTGATGAAATTTGCCAAGACCTTGGCTGTGCACAGGCAAAGAATCCTTTCATACTATGATTACAGGATATCTACAGGTCCTTTAGAAGGGACAAATAACAAGATAAAAACCATGAAACGGAAAGCTTATGGATACAGGGATTCGGAGTTTTTCAGGTTGAAACTTTTGGACCTTCACAATAAAAGGTACGCATTAATCGGATGAACCATAATAATTATCCGGTTCTGTTGCAAAAAATTATTAATGTCTGATACAAGTCCGTTTTGGCACTAATTTGTTTGCAGAGAGATAGTATGAAAAATGAAAACCCTTTCAAGTGGCGTCATTATGAAAAAGAAATCATCCTGTTGAATGTTCGCTGGTATCTGAGATATCAACTGAGTTACAGGAATCTGGAAGAGATGATGCAAGAACGGGGCTTGTCTGTGGATCACAGTACCATTTACCGATGGGTTCAGCGCTATGCTCCTGAAATGGAAAAGCGAAGCAGGAAGTATCTGCGGCAATCAAATGATTCTTACCGTATTGATGAAACATATATCAAGGTGCGGGGGAAAATGAAGTATCTTTACCGAGCGGTCGATTCCCGTGGAAATACCATCGATTTTCTTCTTCGCAGCAGACGTAATATGGAATCTGCCAAACGATTTTTTAAAAAGATGCTGCGAGCTTCCAATAGCTCCAGACCTCGGGTTCTGAGT
It encodes:
- a CDS encoding MinD/ParA family protein; this translates as MAKVLTIASGKGGVGKTSISLNLSLALAKAGYRVCLFDGDLGLANVNILTGLYPDHGLADVIEGRKTLKDFMIKDFNGIDMIPGSSGVDKLADLTPDESGRLINAFLELSAYDYFILDTSAGISSQVLSFCRACHEMILVATPEPTSLTDAYSLLKVLARGGRLPRIRVVINQVQSAAAAKKAYAKLKKTVHKFLSLKITPLGIVARDPNVPIAVVSQIPFFMLFPDTMAARCIRAIALKLVKDPGEDMPVEAFWDQCLDMLSQGRPAPQVPDQPVPATNLVLENQAVQDREALEKRLSGIENKMDRLLEEMAQIKVLAREARPIHETPPEPKIEVPKVPWPSEPLTLDFEDWLNRG
- a CDS encoding ISL3 family transposase, with amino-acid sequence MSTSFIYHAFGLRDYFYKTTRFIGGIITFELIPKPEAVKCPECNSRSVTRKGIVTRDLRTIPVGSKPVILRTAIQRIWCSFCQFVRQIKLSFAQEGKSYTRAFERYVLELSQFMTIKDIAIHLRISWDTIKQIQKEDLLRRYRKIPLEKVRQIAIDEISIGKGHKYLTIVMDLESGRILHVGEGKGGEALKSFWTKVKISKAKIKAVSIDMSPAYLSAVIENLSGSAIVFDRFHVVKLFNEKLSDFRRKLYNLLANTGQQKLLKGVRWLLLKNPENLSDDKKEAQRLEEALKINQPLLVVYYMKEELRQIWNQKKKETAEKIVSNWINLANISKISMLMKFAKTLAVHRQRILSYYDYRISTGPLEGTNNKIKTMKRKAYGYRDSEFFRLKLLDLHNKRYALIG
- a CDS encoding IS6 family transposase; the encoded protein is MKNENPFKWRHYEKEIILLNVRWYLRYQLSYRNLEEMMQERGLSVDHSTIYRWVQRYAPEMEKRSRKYLRQSNDSYRIDETYIKVRGKMKYLYRAVDSRGNTIDFLLRSRRNMESAKRFFKKMLRASNSSRPRVLSVDGNPAYPPAVKALKEKKLLNKDCILRQNKYLNNIIEQDHRFIKKLVRAGMGFKTFHSAWRTLKGYEIMNMIRKGQVKNIRKGEILKQKEFVENLFSYAA
- the pncB gene encoding nicotinate phosphoribosyltransferase, which translates into the protein MIQSILDNDLYKFTMQQAVLDLYPEARVAYELTNRGGTPFPPKMAREVQKKINTMASLSLTLDEKAWLEDTCPYFTPAFLRFLSEYRYDPEEVSLYQEKSRLFATIKGPWYRTILWEVPLMAMISQTYFEMTAPKIMSRDDICQRNRRKAKKLASHQVSFVDFGTRRRFSFANHEDLIKEITRLPGHTLLGTSNVHLAQKFNIAPIGTLAHEWIMFHSGLGNYKTANESALEAWVKVYQGNLSIALTDTYTTDAFLTCFEKPRATLFDGVRHDSGDPIEFARKIITHYQGLGIDPKTKTIVFSDSLDPDRAIDIHRFCRGKFKDIYGIGTNLTNDVGTTPLNIVIKLCQCNAGPGMPLRPTVKLSDDKGKHTGDKTELLQCMKTLGI